The Nitrospirota bacterium genome window below encodes:
- the cobD gene encoding threonine-phosphate decarboxylase CobD, giving the protein MTQPIHGGNVYKVAREQRVPVDRIVDFSASINPLGFPTAGLRAIRTALKQIVHYPDPDCWQLRQELALQCDVDPDMILVGNGSTELIHLLPRALGITSALIAGPTFEEYASALTDAGSSSQYLHAKREERFLPPVKDLLRRFSATRSKFDALFLCNPNNPTGQVLDRQAVRELAEATERQQGWLIVDEAFIDYCPAQSVVSLVSEYPRLIVLRSLTKFYAMPGLRIGYLVGASQVVARMKDRQPPWSVNSLAQEVSLAVLQDQAYATKSRTFMKGERSRFMRGLRSLSGLRVYPSAANFVLIELPATTSAGEVTDRLAAERLLVRDCSTLPGLTSQMIRLAIKTAKENRQLLAALGTSLKNKR; this is encoded by the coding sequence ATGACACAGCCGATTCACGGAGGGAATGTCTACAAGGTCGCGCGGGAACAACGGGTTCCCGTCGATCGGATCGTGGACTTTAGCGCTAGCATCAATCCATTGGGCTTCCCGACAGCAGGGCTTCGTGCCATTCGCACGGCGCTCAAGCAGATCGTCCATTATCCGGATCCGGACTGCTGGCAGCTTAGACAGGAATTGGCGCTACAGTGCGACGTCGATCCTGACATGATTCTCGTCGGCAACGGTTCGACGGAGCTGATCCATTTGCTGCCCCGCGCGCTTGGGATCACGTCGGCGCTCATTGCTGGTCCTACGTTTGAGGAATATGCGAGCGCTTTGACCGATGCAGGGAGTTCGTCCCAGTACCTGCATGCCAAAAGAGAAGAGCGATTTCTCCCTCCCGTGAAAGACCTGCTGCGAAGGTTCTCGGCTACACGGTCGAAATTCGACGCCCTCTTTTTGTGTAATCCCAACAATCCGACCGGCCAGGTGCTGGACCGGCAGGCTGTGCGCGAGCTGGCTGAGGCCACTGAGCGGCAGCAGGGCTGGTTGATCGTGGACGAGGCCTTCATCGACTATTGTCCGGCTCAGTCGGTGGTGTCGCTGGTGAGCGAATATCCTCGTCTGATCGTGCTGCGCAGTCTGACGAAGTTCTATGCCATGCCGGGGTTGCGAATCGGCTATCTGGTTGGAGCGAGTCAGGTCGTTGCGCGGATGAAAGATCGCCAGCCCCCCTGGTCGGTCAACTCATTGGCCCAGGAGGTCTCCCTGGCGGTGTTGCAGGACCAGGCCTATGCGACCAAGAGCCGCACCTTCATGAAGGGTGAGCGGTCACGATTCATGCGCGGGCTTCGCTCCCTGTCCGGCCTGCGTGTCTACCCATCAGCGGCGAATTTTGTGCTGATCGAGTTGCCTGCGACGACGAGCGCTGGCGAGGTGACAGATCGACTGGCTGCTGAGAGGCTGCTTGTCCGCGATTGTTCGACCCTGCCAGGCCTGACCAGCCAGATGATTCGTCTTGCCATCAAGACTGCGAAAGAAAATCGACAGTTGCTGGCAGCACTCGGAACCAGCCTGAAAAATAAACGATAG
- the cbiB gene encoding adenosylcobinamide-phosphate synthase CbiB, translating to MTGGELALACMLDAVVGDPRWFPHPVRWMGSVINWCDRFVHQLLLSSTKQRMAGILLAVALPAGAYAVATILIQFAGSIDALGGSVVTVLLAWTTLAARDLIDHVRSVQRALQSASLTEARAALAKIVGRDTEEMAEADIVRASVETIAESTADGIIAPLFYLVIGGAPLALAYKAISTLDSMIGHMDERYRWFGWASARLDDVVNFIPARITALLLVLSEGIVARSWPAMQRAWQILLRDGGAHPSPNSGHPEAAMAGALGVQLGGSNRYDGLLVERPCLGDPDQALTSEHIGRALRLMLWASLLGVLWGVGWLLMVRE from the coding sequence ATGACCGGAGGCGAATTGGCGTTGGCCTGTATGTTGGACGCGGTGGTCGGGGATCCCCGCTGGTTTCCCCATCCGGTGCGCTGGATGGGATCTGTCATCAACTGGTGTGATCGGTTCGTCCATCAGCTCCTCTTGTCTTCGACCAAGCAACGGATGGCTGGCATCCTATTGGCAGTCGCCTTGCCAGCTGGGGCTTATGCTGTTGCTACGATACTCATTCAGTTTGCCGGTTCGATCGATGCGTTAGGGGGAAGTGTGGTTACGGTGCTGCTGGCCTGGACCACGCTTGCGGCCCGCGATCTCATCGACCATGTCCGCTCCGTGCAGAGGGCGCTCCAGTCTGCCTCCTTGACGGAAGCGAGAGCCGCCCTCGCGAAGATTGTCGGACGCGATACGGAGGAGATGGCTGAAGCCGATATCGTGCGCGCCTCGGTGGAAACGATTGCGGAAAGTACGGCGGACGGGATTATTGCGCCTCTCTTTTATCTGGTGATCGGAGGCGCGCCCTTGGCCTTGGCCTATAAGGCGATCAGCACATTGGATTCGATGATCGGCCATATGGACGAGCGATACCGGTGGTTCGGCTGGGCGTCGGCCCGATTGGATGACGTGGTGAATTTTATTCCGGCTCGCATCACCGCGCTCTTGTTGGTCTTGTCAGAGGGAATCGTGGCTCGATCCTGGCCTGCCATGCAGAGGGCCTGGCAGATCCTCTTGCGTGACGGGGGGGCGCATCCAAGCCCGAACAGCGGCCATCCGGAGGCGGCGATGGCCGGCGCGCTCGGCGTGCAATTGGGCGGGAGCAATCGTTATGACGGCCTGCTTGTTGAGCGGCCCTGTCTTGGCGATCCGGATCAAGCCCTGACGAGTGAGCATATTGGTAGAGCGCTCCGGCTCATGTTGTGGGCCAGTCTGCTGGGCGTCTTGTGGGGCGTCGGGTGGCTGTTGATGGTGAGGGAATGA
- a CDS encoding adenosylcobinamide-GDP ribazoletransferase, giving the protein MTSLLRTFLFAWQFLTAVPLSRSTHDAKPEELAASMSWYPFVGGLLGLLLVTADLFLAQIFSAEVTSLLLLLLLIGITRGLHQDGLADMLDGLAGGRTPQARLAIMKDGRVGAIGATGLFLSLGLRYAGLNDMPIDEHLALLLGMPVVGRWAMVMGSFHATYARVEGGLAQSFLAHLSWRHLTVATVTAGLILSFLLGLWLALGCLLIGTVLVRLSTAWFHRMFGGVTGDLLGATNEVAEILFILIVPLVLFR; this is encoded by the coding sequence ATGACGTCGTTGCTGCGAACGTTTCTTTTTGCTTGGCAGTTTCTCACGGCTGTTCCCCTTAGCCGTTCGACGCACGATGCCAAGCCGGAGGAGTTGGCTGCCTCCATGAGTTGGTATCCCTTTGTGGGCGGACTCCTGGGCCTGTTGTTAGTCACGGCGGATCTGTTTCTGGCGCAGATTTTTTCTGCCGAGGTCACGAGTCTGCTCTTGCTGCTTCTGCTCATCGGCATTACGCGCGGGCTCCATCAGGACGGCTTGGCCGATATGCTGGACGGGTTGGCCGGAGGGCGAACCCCTCAGGCTCGCCTGGCGATTATGAAGGATGGGCGAGTCGGGGCGATCGGCGCGACTGGGCTCTTTCTCTCGCTCGGTCTGCGTTATGCCGGGCTCAATGACATGCCGATCGACGAGCATCTTGCCTTGTTGCTTGGCATGCCGGTGGTCGGTCGATGGGCCATGGTCATGGGATCTTTCCATGCGACCTATGCAAGGGTGGAGGGAGGATTGGCCCAATCGTTTCTCGCACATTTGTCCTGGCGACATCTCACTGTAGCAACCGTCACGGCAGGATTGATTTTATCTTTCTTGTTGGGCCTTTGGTTAGCCTTGGGCTGCCTCCTCATCGGCACGGTTCTCGTCAGGCTTTCGACCGCCTGGTTTCATCGGATGTTCGGCGGCGTCACCGGTGACTTGTTGGGCGCGACGAACGAAGTGGCAGAGATTCTCTTTATCCTGATTGTGCCCCTGGTGCTCTTCCGATGA
- the cobT gene encoding nicotinate-nucleotide--dimethylbenzimidazole phosphoribosyltransferase, with protein MLLRETIDRIQPTDPRLLAQAQVRLDRLTKPVGSLGRLEELAARYVMITGELKPQIPRGAVFTFAADHGVTSEGVSAYPSAVTPQMVLNFLRGGAAVNVLARHAGIEVRVVDIGVNFDFEAAPGLIHKKVMPGTKNLLVESAMSPAQAEQALQVGIELAREAAQQGIGLIGTGEMGIGNTTASSAITAVMTGRPVSEVTGRGTGIDDASHAHKIEVIQRALALHRLDQADAMQVLANVGGLEIAGLAGLMLGAAASRIPVVLDGFIAGAAALIAVGLQPRCKDYLIASHRSVERGHQAILEHLELKPLFDLDLRLGEGTGACLGMSLVFAAIKILMEMATFDEAGVSERTV; from the coding sequence ATGCTGTTGCGTGAAACCATCGACCGGATTCAGCCGACTGACCCTCGTCTGCTGGCTCAGGCTCAGGTGCGACTTGATCGATTGACGAAGCCGGTCGGCAGTCTGGGCCGGCTCGAAGAACTGGCGGCGCGCTACGTCATGATTACAGGGGAGCTGAAACCTCAGATTCCGCGCGGAGCCGTCTTTACCTTCGCGGCCGATCATGGAGTGACGTCGGAAGGGGTAAGCGCCTATCCCTCCGCCGTGACGCCTCAGATGGTCCTGAACTTTTTGCGCGGGGGCGCCGCAGTCAATGTGCTGGCACGTCATGCCGGCATCGAGGTTCGTGTCGTGGATATCGGGGTGAATTTTGACTTCGAAGCGGCTCCGGGACTTATCCATAAGAAGGTCATGCCTGGCACAAAAAATTTGCTGGTGGAGTCTGCCATGAGTCCCGCGCAGGCGGAGCAGGCGCTGCAAGTCGGGATCGAGCTGGCCAGGGAAGCCGCTCAGCAGGGGATCGGCCTGATCGGAACAGGGGAGATGGGGATCGGCAACACGACCGCCAGTTCGGCGATTACCGCTGTGATGACGGGCAGACCGGTTTCCGAGGTGACAGGACGGGGGACCGGGATCGACGATGCCAGCCATGCTCATAAGATCGAGGTGATTCAGCGGGCGCTCGCTCTCCATCGGCTCGATCAGGCCGACGCGATGCAGGTGCTCGCTAATGTAGGTGGGCTGGAAATCGCCGGGTTGGCTGGCTTGATGTTGGGCGCGGCTGCGTCTCGCATTCCGGTGGTGCTGGACGGATTCATCGCAGGAGCGGCTGCCTTGATCGCCGTGGGTCTGCAACCTCGTTGCAAAGATTATCTCATTGCGTCCCATCGGTCGGTCGAGCGAGGCCATCAGGCGATATTGGAGCATCTGGAATTGAAGCCGCTCTTCGATCTGGACCTTCGTCTGGGGGAAGGTACCGGCGCTTGCCTGGGTATGAGTCTGGTTTTTGCCGCGATCAAGATTCTGATGGAGATGGCGACGTTTGACGAAGCCGGCGTGTCGGAGCGCACAGTATGA
- the cobU gene encoding bifunctional adenosylcobinamide kinase/adenosylcobinamide-phosphate guanylyltransferase, giving the protein MKKARKGRSKLILVLGGAASGKSQVALDLAGEAGPRAFVATGQALDREMKVRIERHQATRSSDWETAEVPADLAEWFCGNRNSYQTIVLDCLTLWLSNLKGRKLHDVAVLDATDDLLQAIRLTKARVVIVSNELGLGLVPATKNVRAFRDLAGRVNQQVAAEADEVYLTVSGLPLRLK; this is encoded by the coding sequence ATGAAGAAGGCACGCAAGGGACGGTCGAAGCTCATTCTGGTGTTGGGTGGCGCTGCTTCAGGCAAGAGTCAGGTGGCGCTCGATCTGGCAGGGGAGGCGGGACCGAGAGCCTTCGTAGCGACAGGTCAGGCGCTGGATCGGGAGATGAAGGTGCGGATCGAGCGGCATCAGGCCACTCGCTCGTCGGACTGGGAAACGGCGGAAGTGCCGGCTGATTTAGCCGAGTGGTTCTGTGGTAATCGCAATAGTTATCAAACGATTGTGCTTGATTGCCTCACGCTATGGTTAAGCAATTTGAAGGGGCGGAAACTGCACGATGTAGCAGTGCTTGATGCCACAGATGATTTGCTGCAGGCGATCAGGCTGACGAAGGCTCGCGTCGTGATTGTGAGCAACGAATTGGGTTTGGGCCTTGTGCCTGCCACGAAAAATGTCCGGGCCTTTCGCGATCTGGCAGGACGGGTCAATCAACAGGTGGCGGCAGAAGCGGATGAAGTCTACCTGACGGTCAGCGGCCTTCCGCTTCGATTGAAGTAA
- a CDS encoding cob(I)yrinic acid a,c-diamide adenosyltransferase — MRITKVYTRTGDAGKTRLAGGQQVWKDSLRVEAYGTLDELNAVVGVVRAMNGEMACSPIQVEQLDEDLRWIQNKLFDLGGLLATVPGQAFKNMPQVTGKDVTKLEKMIDRCQKDLPPLKEFILPGGGKVSAFLHQARTVCRRAERFCVQLSREEPVDAVSIKFVNRLSDALFVLARWAAKTQGEPEFLWQRDVKKTAR; from the coding sequence ATGCGCATTACAAAAGTGTATACCAGGACCGGTGACGCGGGTAAGACGCGGTTGGCCGGCGGACAGCAGGTCTGGAAGGATAGTCTTCGAGTTGAGGCCTACGGGACTCTGGATGAGTTGAATGCGGTGGTTGGGGTAGTGCGGGCGATGAATGGTGAGATGGCTTGCAGCCCTATCCAGGTTGAGCAGCTCGATGAGGATCTTCGCTGGATTCAGAATAAACTGTTCGATCTCGGAGGGCTTCTTGCGACGGTTCCCGGGCAAGCGTTCAAGAATATGCCGCAGGTGACGGGAAAAGATGTGACGAAGTTGGAGAAGATGATCGACCGTTGCCAGAAAGATTTGCCTCCGCTCAAGGAATTCATTCTCCCTGGCGGGGGGAAGGTCTCAGCCTTTTTGCATCAGGCGCGAACGGTTTGCCGCAGGGCGGAGCGGTTCTGTGTGCAGCTCTCGCGGGAAGAGCCGGTCGATGCGGTCTCTATCAAGTTTGTGAACCGGCTGAGCGATGCCCTGTTCGTTCTGGCTAGATGGGCAGCTAAGACACAGGGGGAGCCTGAGTTCCTCTGGCAACGTGATGTGAAGAAGACAGCGAGATGA
- a CDS encoding cysteine-rich CWC family protein — protein MRGPVTKTCEQCSQTFECGQYGCWCGQMGVTDQHLDWITARFEDCLCPACLKQVVSGELGPSATPSAE, from the coding sequence ATGAGAGGACCAGTCACCAAAACGTGCGAACAGTGCAGTCAGACCTTTGAGTGCGGGCAGTACGGCTGCTGGTGCGGACAGATGGGTGTGACCGATCAACATCTGGACTGGATCACGGCTCGTTTCGAGGATTGTCTCTGTCCTGCCTGTTTGAAGCAGGTGGTCTCCGGTGAACTGGGGCCTTCAGCCACCCCTTCCGCAGAATAG
- the cobO gene encoding cob(I)yrinic acid a,c-diamide adenosyltransferase yields the protein MTEQDEHKAKMERLKASVDRRIEAAQEERGLLIVYTGAGKGKTTAALGMALRCIGHGLKVAVVQFIKGAIDTAEERALKSFGDRVTFLRMGEGYTWETQDRERDAACAQQAWAEVCGFLRDPSYAMVILDEFNIALKHDYVRLEAVLPVLRGRPPMQHVVITGRGATEALIEEADLVTEMKQVKHPFRTGVKAQPGVEF from the coding sequence GTGACGGAACAGGACGAACACAAAGCGAAGATGGAGCGGTTGAAGGCGTCGGTGGATCGGCGCATCGAAGCGGCGCAAGAAGAGCGAGGCCTGTTGATCGTCTATACGGGCGCTGGCAAGGGGAAGACGACCGCCGCGTTGGGGATGGCGCTGCGCTGCATCGGCCACGGATTGAAGGTGGCGGTGGTGCAGTTCATCAAGGGGGCGATCGATACGGCGGAGGAGCGGGCGCTCAAGTCCTTTGGCGACCGGGTCACCTTTCTTCGCATGGGCGAAGGCTATACCTGGGAAACGCAAGATCGTGAGCGGGATGCCGCCTGCGCCCAGCAGGCTTGGGCCGAGGTCTGCGGGTTCTTGCGCGATCCCTCCTATGCGATGGTAATCCTCGATGAATTCAATATCGCCCTGAAGCACGACTATGTCAGACTTGAAGCCGTGTTGCCGGTTCTTCGGGGCCGGCCTCCCATGCAGCATGTGGTCATCACTGGGCGCGGCGCTACGGAGGCCTTGATCGAGGAGGCCGATTTGGTTACGGAGATGAAGCAGGTGAAGCATCCTTTCAGGACAGGAGTGAAGGCGCAGCCAGGAGTGGAATTTTAG
- a CDS encoding TonB-dependent receptor, translating to MQSRRGDRFVLCCAVAACIGQIVWSSPVFGEEPAEAEPVIETREVVVSATKTPLPISQVTSAVEVITGEELEQKKMKTVVDALRLAQGVAVLSNGGPGREATVRIRGGSNTHTLVLIDGAIVNSATQGFYDFSSLTAENIERIEILRGAQSMLYGSDAMGGVINVITKKGRGAPSGSLFTEYGSFATIREGAQASGAKGPFDFAGSVSRWDTSGFSTVNYKRGAAERDGFHNWQGSARVGATLPKDGRLDFSLRWSNSDVGLDSVTSTAKSDVLGSKQTTRSLILSGEYEQPLTSWWSQKLTVGQNNERTLFDGGTVRRNVETGAVSTLSPRTLSDIEILNRRAEWQHNFQIGKPLLLTAGYQYRDEQGNNPNFQPSTTRLKILSSHAGFAQAQVNLADRVFFTGGARQDRFNTFGDATTYRVTSGYLHPETGTKIRGSYATGFRSPNINQLFFPGFGNPDLKPEKSKSADMGVDQNLLDGKLKLSAGYFWNHFDNLIQNVLAGALLRPENVGQARAQGWELSFRMDVLKQLSVRGQYTYTSTRDLSNNRRLVRWPTDQASLGVSYKPITPLQINMDYRFVGARNNDANNTPSQRMGSFGVVNVSTTYDVNKTMQIFGRVENLTNQDYEEIAGFGTAIRSVYGGVKITF from the coding sequence ATGCAGTCTCGTCGTGGGGATCGGTTTGTCTTGTGCTGCGCCGTGGCAGCTTGTATCGGCCAAATTGTTTGGTCGTCGCCCGTATTCGGTGAAGAGCCTGCCGAAGCTGAACCGGTTATTGAAACCAGGGAGGTGGTCGTCTCGGCAACGAAGACGCCTCTGCCGATTAGTCAGGTGACCAGTGCGGTGGAAGTAATCACCGGCGAGGAGCTAGAGCAGAAGAAGATGAAGACGGTCGTGGATGCGTTGCGGCTCGCCCAAGGAGTGGCCGTTCTTTCCAACGGGGGTCCTGGAAGAGAAGCCACCGTTCGAATCCGTGGGGGAAGCAATACCCACACGCTGGTTCTCATTGATGGCGCCATTGTGAACAGTGCGACACAGGGGTTTTACGATTTTTCGAGCCTCACAGCCGAGAACATCGAACGAATTGAAATCCTCCGGGGAGCCCAAAGCATGCTCTATGGATCGGATGCGATGGGAGGCGTGATCAACGTTATTACGAAGAAGGGGCGGGGGGCGCCAAGCGGGAGCCTGTTCACGGAGTATGGATCGTTTGCGACCATTCGAGAGGGGGCCCAGGCGTCCGGTGCGAAAGGACCGTTCGACTTTGCCGGCTCGGTCTCGCGTTGGGACACTAGCGGTTTCTCCACAGTGAACTATAAGCGGGGAGCGGCAGAACGAGATGGGTTTCATAACTGGCAGGGATCTGCTCGTGTGGGCGCGACGCTGCCGAAAGACGGCCGGTTGGACTTCAGTCTTCGTTGGTCGAACTCCGATGTCGGTCTGGATAGTGTCACCAGTACCGCGAAGTCCGACGTTTTGGGGTCGAAGCAGACGACGCGATCGCTCATCCTGAGCGGTGAGTACGAACAGCCGCTGACGTCTTGGTGGTCGCAGAAGCTGACGGTTGGACAGAACAACGAGCGGACGCTTTTTGATGGAGGCACGGTACGGCGTAACGTGGAAACCGGCGCTGTGAGCACCCTCTCACCGCGAACCCTCTCCGACATTGAGATTCTGAACCGGCGCGCGGAGTGGCAGCATAATTTTCAGATCGGGAAACCCTTGTTGCTGACCGCCGGGTATCAGTATCGGGATGAGCAGGGGAACAATCCGAACTTTCAGCCAAGCACCACGCGGCTGAAAATTCTTTCATCGCATGCCGGCTTTGCCCAAGCCCAGGTCAATCTGGCGGATCGGGTCTTTTTTACGGGAGGTGCTCGGCAGGACAGATTTAATACGTTCGGAGACGCGACGACCTATCGAGTGACAAGCGGATACCTGCATCCAGAAACTGGCACAAAAATCCGCGGTTCCTATGCCACAGGTTTCCGATCCCCGAACATTAATCAGTTGTTTTTTCCGGGGTTCGGTAACCCCGATCTCAAGCCGGAGAAAAGTAAAAGCGCCGATATGGGCGTCGATCAAAATCTTCTCGATGGCAAATTGAAGCTGAGTGCCGGGTATTTCTGGAATCATTTCGACAATCTGATCCAGAATGTACTCGCGGGGGCCTTGCTGAGACCGGAAAATGTCGGTCAAGCGAGGGCTCAGGGGTGGGAACTTAGTTTCCGCATGGATGTATTGAAGCAACTCAGTGTCCGAGGCCAATATACCTATACCTCGACCCGGGATTTGTCGAACAACCGCCGCCTGGTCCGTTGGCCGACTGACCAGGCGAGCCTTGGTGTGAGCTATAAACCGATTACTCCCCTGCAGATCAATATGGACTATCGGTTTGTCGGAGCCCGCAACAATGATGCGAATAATACGCCAAGCCAACGAATGGGATCATTCGGCGTGGTGAATGTGTCCACAACCTATGATGTCAATAAGACGATGCAGATTTTCGGGCGCGTGGAGAACCTGACCAACCAAGATTATGAAGAGATCGCCGGATTCGGGACGGCGATTCGGTCGGTCTATGGTGGAGTGAAGATTACATTCTAA
- a CDS encoding ABC transporter ATP-binding protein, with amino-acid sequence MSLFPENDRGMTGRAVASRKAYEVRSLRFQYQPLSQGLDIWVVDGLTFDVEAGEILGIVGPNGSGKTSLLKLLAKVLRPHDGDMALFGRDLGAMPQVEVARTVAFVPQESPQVFSFTVMETVLMGRFPHHHGATWSAGFGWESAEDLSIAEQALQYTDLIHLAGRSVMDLSGGERQRCMIARALAQAPQVLLLDEPTAFLDLQHQMEICAIVRRLKEERGLTVVLVSHDLNLASQYCDRILMLKAGALFRLGAPHDVINVDVLKAVYGCDVLIDRHPESDVPRVTLPQYRAAKNLGDRL; translated from the coding sequence ATGAGCCTCTTTCCTGAGAATGATCGCGGCATGACCGGCAGGGCCGTTGCTTCACGTAAGGCCTACGAGGTGCGGTCTTTGCGGTTTCAGTACCAGCCTCTCAGTCAGGGTCTTGATATCTGGGTGGTTGACGGACTGACTTTCGATGTCGAGGCTGGAGAGATTCTGGGCATCGTGGGCCCGAACGGGTCTGGAAAGACGTCGCTGCTCAAGCTGTTGGCGAAGGTCTTGCGACCGCACGATGGTGACATGGCCCTGTTCGGGCGCGATCTTGGCGCAATGCCGCAAGTGGAAGTGGCAAGGACGGTGGCCTTTGTGCCGCAAGAGAGCCCCCAGGTCTTTTCCTTTACCGTGATGGAAACGGTCCTGATGGGCCGGTTCCCGCATCATCATGGCGCGACCTGGAGCGCGGGCTTCGGCTGGGAAAGCGCCGAGGATCTGTCGATTGCCGAGCAGGCGCTGCAGTATACGGATCTCATCCATCTGGCTGGCCGCTCGGTGATGGATCTTTCGGGCGGTGAACGCCAGCGCTGCATGATTGCCAGGGCCTTGGCGCAAGCGCCCCAGGTCCTCTTGCTGGATGAGCCAACCGCGTTTCTCGATCTTCAGCACCAGATGGAAATCTGCGCGATTGTGCGCCGGCTGAAAGAAGAGCGGGGCCTGACCGTGGTGCTCGTCTCCCACGACCTGAATCTGGCGAGCCAATACTGTGATCGCATTCTGATGCTGAAGGCCGGAGCCCTTTTCCGTCTCGGTGCGCCGCATGACGTGATCAATGTGGATGTGTTGAAAGCCGTCTATGGCTGTGACGTCTTGATCGATCGTCATCCGGAATCGGACGTGCCCAGGGTTACCTTGCCGCAGTATCGGGCCGCGAAGAATCTTGGAGATCGTTTGTAG
- a CDS encoding iron ABC transporter permease: MKATSDPPQSAVPSKQPTILKYPIASPLLSGAVLTARRWSAVMAPLALLSVVGVLICLQFGSQWIGLGQVIDIVSHVLREGSVESEQVGTTGVILIQVRLPRLLLGLLVGACLASVGVVLQALLRNPLADPYVLGVSSGAALGVALAILLGIGSTFLALSILPLCGFAGGLLSLAVVYRMALSYGRLPIHSLLLAGVILNSIFSALIMFITSIMEPNRSAGTMTWLMGTLTAPSYPALAILACYLLGGLFLLLKQARRLNILTLGEESARSLGIETEQVKRQVYLLSALITGAVVSVSGMIGFVGMVIPHAVRLMLGADHRLLLPAAALVGGLYLMVADTLARTLLTPAEIPVGIITALAGGPFFIYLLVWRKDRFA; this comes from the coding sequence ATGAAGGCCACCAGCGATCCGCCGCAATCTGCCGTCCCATCTAAACAACCGACCATTCTGAAATATCCAATTGCCTCTCCCTTGTTGAGCGGCGCCGTGCTGACCGCCAGGCGCTGGAGCGCCGTGATGGCGCCGCTTGCGCTGTTGTCCGTCGTCGGAGTCTTGATCTGTTTGCAGTTTGGATCGCAATGGATCGGGCTCGGTCAGGTGATCGATATTGTGAGTCACGTCCTGCGCGAAGGGTCTGTCGAGAGTGAGCAGGTGGGGACGACCGGCGTGATCCTCATTCAGGTACGATTGCCGCGCCTCTTGTTGGGTCTTCTCGTTGGCGCGTGTTTGGCTTCCGTCGGCGTCGTGCTGCAAGCCCTGTTGCGCAATCCCTTGGCCGATCCCTATGTGCTCGGAGTGTCGAGCGGGGCGGCCCTTGGCGTGGCCCTGGCGATTCTGCTGGGGATCGGTTCGACGTTTCTTGCTCTGTCGATCTTGCCGCTCTGTGGATTCGCCGGAGGGCTGTTGTCTCTGGCGGTGGTCTATCGGATGGCGCTTTCTTATGGACGGTTGCCGATTCACAGTCTCCTGCTCGCAGGGGTCATCCTCAATTCGATCTTTTCGGCCTTGATCATGTTCATCACCTCGATCATGGAACCGAATCGCTCTGCAGGCACGATGACCTGGCTCATGGGGACCTTGACCGCGCCGTCGTATCCGGCCTTGGCCATCCTGGCCTGCTATCTGCTGGGAGGGCTCTTTCTTTTGCTCAAGCAGGCTCGCCGGTTGAACATTTTGACCTTGGGTGAAGAGTCCGCCCGGTCCCTGGGAATCGAAACGGAGCAGGTCAAGCGGCAGGTCTATCTTCTCTCCGCCCTGATCACCGGGGCGGTCGTGTCTGTGAGCGGGATGATTGGTTTTGTCGGGATGGTGATTCCCCATGCGGTGAGACTCATGCTCGGGGCGGATCACCGTTTGCTCCTGCCTGCTGCAGCGCTCGTCGGAGGGCTGTATCTGATGGTTGCCGATACCTTGGCGCGCACGCTGCTGACTCCGGCTGAGATTCCGGTCGGGATTATCACGGCGCTGGCAGGCGGCCCCTTTTTCATCTATCTCCTGGTGTGGCGGAAGGATCGGTTCGCATGA